The sequence CTTGCAGGAAATCAAGACAAGGCCGGCTAGCTCCAGACATGCTCCCAGACACCGCAAGTGGTGTCTGTCCCTCATAGTTTCTGGTAGTTGTATCTGCGCCATAGGTGTGCAACATCCGAGCACAGAGCACATCGTCCCGCAGAGCAGACAAATGCAGAGGTGTCTGCCCGTCCTCCAGGCGGCCCAGGTTGGTGTCGGCCCCTCTCTGGAGGAACATGCGGCAGTATGAGTGGTTGCCTTTGATCACAGCGTAGCGCAGCAGGAAGCCATTCTGGATGTCAATGTTAGCGTTGTGGTCCAAGAGGATTTTCACGCAGCTGGAGCGCTCCCTGATAATGGCCAGCTGAAGTGGAGTGGTGCCTTTGTCACTCAGCGGATCGACCTCAGCCTTGAACTCCAGCAGGAGCTTGACAAACGAGTCCCTGCCGTAGTGTGCTGCCACATGGAGGGGAGTCCACCCATCATTGCTCTTGGCATTGATAATGTCACTT comes from Polyodon spathula isolate WHYD16114869_AA unplaced genomic scaffold, ASM1765450v1 scaffolds_2620, whole genome shotgun sequence and encodes:
- the LOC121310823 gene encoding ankyrin repeat and SOCS box protein 7-like, coding for MLNHHCRRNPELQEELQIQAAVAAGDVHTVRKMLEQGYSPNGRDANGWTLLHFSAARGKERCVRVFLEHGADPTVKDLIGGFTALHYAAMHGRARIARLMLESEYRSDIINAKSNDGWTPLHVAAHYGRDSFVKLLLEFKAEVDPLSDKGTTPLQLAIIRERSSCVKILLDHNANIDIQNGFLLRYAVIKGNHSYCRMFLQRGADTNLGRLEDGQTPLHLSALRDDVLCARMLHTYGADTTTRNYEGQTPLAVSGSMSGASRPCLDFLQEVT